In one Pseudomonas sp. SCA2728.1_7 genomic region, the following are encoded:
- the glcF gene encoding glycolate oxidase subunit GlcF has protein sequence MQTTLSEQSRQLPRAAEAEKILRTCVHCGFCNATCPTYQLLGDELDGPRGRIYLIKQVLEGAPATAQTQLHLDRCLSCRNCETTCPSGVDYHNLLDIGRAVVDHAVPRPAAQRLLREGLRALAPNPGLFKGLLRVGTTFRPLLPRLLESKLPQHLPVNGSRPAPRHARRVLLLEGCVQPGLSPNTNDATARVLDRLGISVTPVAEAGCCGALDYHLDAQAKGLDRARQNIDAWWPHLQNGAEAIVQTASGCGAFIKDYGHLLENDPLYATKAQEISERTVDLVQILAQEPLEQICAATERRIAVHCPCTLQHALKLGGAVEAVLTRLGFNLTAVPDGHLCCGSAGTYSLTQPLLARQLRDHRLNALESGRPELIVTSNVGCQSHLASAGRTRVMHWIELVDQSLAE, from the coding sequence ATGCAAACCACCCTCAGCGAACAATCGCGACAACTGCCCCGCGCCGCCGAGGCGGAAAAGATTCTGCGCACCTGCGTGCATTGCGGCTTTTGCAACGCGACCTGCCCGACCTATCAATTGCTCGGTGATGAACTCGATGGCCCGCGCGGGCGCATCTACCTGATCAAGCAAGTGCTCGAAGGCGCGCCGGCAACGGCGCAGACACAACTGCATCTGGACCGCTGCCTGTCGTGCCGCAACTGCGAAACCACCTGCCCGTCGGGCGTCGACTATCACAACCTGCTCGACATCGGCCGCGCGGTGGTCGATCACGCGGTGCCACGCCCGGCGGCGCAGCGTCTGTTGCGTGAGGGCTTGCGCGCATTGGCGCCGAATCCGGGATTGTTCAAAGGCTTGCTGCGGGTGGGCACGACGTTCCGGCCGCTGTTGCCGCGTTTGCTTGAAAGCAAACTGCCGCAGCACTTGCCGGTTAACGGCTCGCGCCCTGCCCCTCGCCACGCCCGTCGCGTGTTGTTGCTGGAAGGCTGCGTGCAACCGGGGTTGTCGCCAAACACCAATGACGCCACGGCGCGGGTGCTGGATCGCTTGGGCATCAGTGTCACCCCGGTGGCCGAGGCCGGGTGTTGCGGCGCATTGGACTATCATCTCGACGCCCAGGCCAAAGGCCTCGACCGCGCCCGGCAGAACATCGATGCCTGGTGGCCGCACCTGCAAAACGGTGCCGAAGCGATTGTGCAGACCGCCAGCGGTTGCGGTGCATTCATCAAGGATTACGGGCATTTGCTGGAAAACGATCCGCTGTATGCGACCAAGGCACAGGAAATCAGCGAGCGGACGGTGGATCTGGTGCAGATACTCGCGCAGGAACCGCTCGAACAGATCTGCGCCGCCACTGAACGGCGGATTGCCGTGCATTGCCCCTGCACGTTGCAGCACGCGTTGAAACTGGGCGGCGCGGTGGAAGCCGTGCTGACGCGCCTCGGTTTCAATCTTACCGCCGTGCCCGACGGCCATTTGTGCTGCGGCTCGGCGGGCACCTATTCGCTGACGCAACCGCTGCTGGCCCGGCAACTGCGCGACCACCGCCTCAATGCGCTGGAGAGCGGTCGCCCAGAGCTGATCGTCACCTCCAACGTCGGCTGCCAGAGCCATCTGGCCAGTGCCGGGCGCACGCGGGTGATGCACTGGATCGAACTGGTGGATCAGTCGTTGGCAGAATGA
- a CDS encoding VOC family protein: MTVQPFVSPDLIRQRFSKAMSDMYREEVPLYGALMQLVEQTNREVLARQPDIARQLDSTGEIQRLDMERHGAIRVGTATELATLARLFAVMGMQPVGYYDLTPAGVPVHSTAFRAVHEQALQVSPFRVFTSLLRLELIEDAQLRAFAESVLAKRSIFTSEALRLIAQAENAGGLNESEAEAFVLQALETFRWHHSATVTAAQYQTLSAQHRLIADVVAFKGPHINHLTPRTLDIDRVQEQMPAHGITPKAVIEGPPRRQCPILLRQTSFKALDEPIAFTDQNQTRGSHSARFGEIEQRGAALTPKGRALYDRLLNAARDELGDFPNEANAARYNALMAQHFGEFPDSVEGMRKQELAYFRYFATEKGLAAGGLGQSSLEDLLRDGYVKAEPLVYEDFLPVSAAGIFQSNLGDAAQAHYGEHSNRQAFEQALGRATIDELGLYAATQQRSIDECLTQLAR; the protein is encoded by the coding sequence ATGACCGTGCAGCCGTTCGTCAGCCCCGACCTGATCCGCCAACGCTTCTCCAAAGCGATGTCCGACATGTACCGCGAAGAAGTGCCGCTGTACGGCGCGCTGATGCAATTGGTGGAGCAGACCAACCGCGAGGTGCTTGCACGTCAGCCGGACATCGCCCGGCAGCTCGATAGCACCGGCGAAATCCAACGGCTGGACATGGAGCGTCATGGCGCCATTCGCGTCGGCACCGCGACGGAACTGGCCACCCTCGCCCGCCTGTTTGCGGTGATGGGCATGCAACCGGTGGGTTATTACGACCTGACCCCGGCGGGCGTGCCGGTGCATTCCACAGCGTTTCGCGCGGTGCATGAACAAGCACTGCAAGTCAGCCCGTTTCGGGTGTTTACGTCGCTGTTGCGCCTGGAGTTGATTGAGGATGCGCAACTGCGCGCCTTTGCCGAATCGGTATTGGCCAAGCGTTCGATATTTACCTCGGAGGCGTTGCGCCTGATCGCGCAGGCTGAAAACGCGGGTGGATTGAATGAAAGCGAGGCCGAGGCATTCGTCCTACAGGCATTGGAAACCTTTCGCTGGCATCACAGCGCCACGGTTACTGCCGCGCAATACCAGACTTTAAGCGCCCAACACCGCTTGATCGCCGACGTCGTGGCGTTCAAAGGCCCGCACATCAATCACCTGACGCCGCGCACGCTGGACATCGACCGCGTCCAGGAGCAAATGCCAGCCCATGGCATCACCCCGAAAGCGGTCATCGAAGGCCCGCCGCGCCGGCAATGCCCGATCCTCTTGCGCCAGACCAGTTTCAAGGCGCTGGACGAGCCGATCGCCTTCACCGATCAGAACCAGACCCGTGGCAGTCACAGCGCGCGTTTCGGCGAAATCGAACAGCGCGGCGCGGCACTCACGCCCAAAGGTCGGGCGCTGTATGACCGTTTGCTGAATGCCGCACGCGATGAACTCGGCGACTTTCCCAACGAAGCCAATGCCGCACGCTACAACGCGCTGATGGCTCAGCACTTTGGCGAATTTCCTGACAGTGTCGAGGGTATGCGGAAACAAGAGCTGGCGTACTTTCGCTATTTCGCTACGGAAAAAGGGCTGGCTGCTGGAGGGCTTGGGCAGTCGTCTCTGGAGGACTTGTTGCGCGATGGTTATGTGAAAGCGGAACCGTTGGTGTACGAAGACTTCCTGCCGGTGAGCGCAGCGGGGATTTTTCAGTCGAACCTTGGGGATGCGGCGCAGGCGCACTATGGCGAGCACTCCAATCGGCAGGCCTTCGAGCAGGCGCTGGGGCGCGCGACCATTGATGAGTTGGGGTTGTATGCGGCGACGCAGCAGCGTTCGATCGATGAGTGCCTGACACAACTTGCGCGTTGA
- a CDS encoding Hcp family type VI secretion system effector has product MATPAYMSVTGEKQGLITAGAFTADSVGNTYQEGHEDQVMVQAFSHDVIIPRDPQSGQPTGQRVHKPVVITKVYDKASPLLQAALTSGERMSEIVIQWFRTSAQGTQEHYYTTKLEDAIIVAINNKMHNCQDPGNSHFTHLEEVQFTYRKITWTHEVSGTSGSDDWRAPVV; this is encoded by the coding sequence ATGGCAACACCAGCGTACATGTCGGTTACCGGCGAAAAACAAGGCCTGATCACTGCAGGCGCTTTCACCGCTGACTCCGTAGGCAACACCTACCAGGAAGGCCACGAAGACCAGGTTATGGTTCAGGCTTTCAGCCACGACGTGATCATCCCGCGTGACCCACAATCCGGTCAGCCAACCGGTCAGCGCGTTCACAAGCCAGTTGTGATCACCAAGGTCTACGACAAGGCTTCGCCTCTGCTGCAAGCCGCTCTGACCTCCGGCGAGCGCATGAGCGAAATCGTTATCCAGTGGTTCCGTACTTCTGCTCAAGGCACCCAAGAGCACTACTACACCACCAAACTGGAAGACGCGATCATCGTCGCCATCAACAACAAAATGCACAACTGCCAGGATCCAGGCAACTCGCACTTCACCCACCTGGAAGAAGTGCAGTTCACCTACCGTAAAATCACTTGGACCCACGAAGTATCCGGTACTTCGGGTTCCGATGACTGGCGTGCTCCAGTCGTTTAA
- the tssI gene encoding type VI secretion system tip protein TssI/VgrG — protein MFAPANETHFALTIEGLSADFQVFTLQGREAISQPFVFEVELVSEQPSLDLETLLHKPAFLQLSPDGSGIHGQIYRAAQGDSGKRLTRYSVTLRPQLSYLAHRVNQRIFQNLSVPKIIGKVLEEHGIQSNAYEFKTGSIYPERIYCVQYDESDLHFIQRLCEEEGIHYHFEHTATAHKLIFGDDQTVFPKLKPVAYQQDSGMVASDPVIKRFDLRLETRTSRTTRRDYDFEKPRLTLESENRGDALPDLEDYDYPGRFIDRERGKHLAKRALERHRSDFQLAEGKSDQPLLVSGHFLALTAHPKAKWNDLWLLTEVHHEGKQPQVLEESVTSDTTALKDDFHQGYRNRFQATPWDVPNRPPLRHPKPRILGSQSAVVTGPKGEEIHCDEYGRVKVQFHWDREGQADDKTSCWLRVSSAWAGAQYGGIAIPRIGMEVLVTFLEGDPDQPLISGCLYHKENTVPYPLPANKTRSTFKTLSSMGGGGYNELRIEDKKGQEQIYLHAQRDWDENVEHDQKIRVGNERHDTVEKNSYSEFKAEEHHTVYADRKVETRANDHLTVGVNQHIKIGTGQFIDAGQEIHLSSGMKVVMEAGAELTLIGGGSFIKIDAGGVTLSGPVINMNSGGSPGSGTGAAPLMPGILKQADADKAGQVLTPAQINTLKRNAPFCEECEKCKAGACAI, from the coding sequence ATGTTCGCGCCGGCCAATGAAACCCACTTTGCCCTGACCATCGAAGGTCTTTCTGCTGACTTTCAGGTATTCACCCTGCAAGGTCGCGAAGCCATCAGCCAGCCTTTTGTGTTCGAGGTGGAGCTGGTCAGTGAGCAGCCGTCGCTGGACCTCGAAACCCTGCTGCACAAACCGGCCTTCCTGCAGCTGTCGCCCGACGGCAGCGGCATTCACGGCCAGATCTACCGCGCCGCGCAAGGCGATTCCGGCAAACGCCTGACCCGTTATTCGGTGACCCTGCGCCCGCAACTGTCCTACCTGGCGCATCGCGTCAACCAGCGCATCTTCCAGAACCTCAGCGTGCCGAAAATCATCGGCAAGGTCCTCGAAGAGCACGGTATTCAAAGCAACGCCTACGAATTCAAGACCGGTTCGATCTATCCCGAGCGCATCTACTGCGTGCAGTACGATGAATCGGACCTGCATTTCATCCAGCGCCTGTGCGAGGAAGAAGGTATTCACTACCACTTCGAGCACACGGCAACGGCGCACAAACTGATCTTCGGCGATGACCAGACGGTGTTCCCGAAACTCAAGCCTGTGGCCTATCAGCAAGACTCCGGCATGGTCGCCAGCGACCCGGTGATCAAGCGCTTCGACCTGCGCCTGGAAACCCGTACCAGCCGCACCACCCGTCGCGATTACGACTTCGAAAAACCACGCCTCACCCTCGAAAGCGAAAACCGTGGCGACGCCCTGCCCGACCTCGAAGACTACGACTACCCGGGTCGTTTCATCGACCGCGAGCGCGGCAAACACCTGGCCAAGCGCGCCCTCGAACGTCATCGCAGCGACTTCCAGTTGGCCGAAGGCAAAAGCGATCAGCCATTGCTGGTCAGCGGCCACTTCCTTGCGCTCACCGCGCACCCGAAAGCCAAGTGGAATGACCTCTGGTTACTGACCGAAGTCCACCACGAAGGCAAGCAGCCGCAAGTCCTCGAAGAGTCGGTAACCAGCGACACCACTGCACTCAAAGACGATTTCCATCAGGGCTATCGCAACCGCTTCCAGGCCACGCCGTGGGACGTGCCCAACCGCCCGCCCCTGCGCCACCCGAAACCGCGCATCCTCGGTAGCCAGAGCGCCGTGGTCACCGGCCCGAAAGGCGAAGAGATCCATTGCGACGAATACGGCCGCGTCAAAGTGCAGTTCCACTGGGACCGCGAAGGCCAGGCCGACGACAAAACCAGCTGCTGGCTGCGCGTCTCCAGCGCCTGGGCCGGCGCCCAGTATGGCGGCATCGCCATCCCACGCATCGGCATGGAAGTGCTGGTCACCTTCCTTGAAGGCGACCCCGATCAACCGTTGATCAGCGGCTGCCTGTACCACAAGGAAAACACCGTCCCCTATCCACTGCCGGCGAACAAGACCCGCAGCACCTTCAAGACCCTCAGCTCCATGGGCGGTGGCGGCTACAACGAACTGCGCATCGAAGACAAAAAAGGTCAGGAGCAGATCTACCTGCACGCCCAGCGCGACTGGGACGAAAACGTCGAGCACGACCAGAAAATCCGCGTTGGCAACGAACGCCACGACACCGTCGAAAAGAACAGCTACAGCGAATTCAAGGCCGAAGAACACCACACCGTCTACGCCGACCGCAAAGTCGAAACCCGCGCCAACGACCACCTGACCGTCGGCGTCAATCAGCACATCAAGATCGGCACCGGCCAGTTCATCGACGCCGGCCAGGAAATCCACCTCAGCAGCGGCATGAAAGTGGTGATGGAAGCCGGCGCAGAGCTGACCCTGATCGGCGGCGGCAGCTTCATCAAGATCGACGCCGGCGGCGTGACCCTGAGCGGCCCGGTGATCAACATGAACTCCGGCGGCAGCCCCGGCAGCGGCACGGGCGCCGCCCCGCTGATGCCGGGCATCCTGAAACAAGCCGACGCCGACAAGGCCGGCCAGGTCCTGACCCCGGCCCAGATCAACACCCTCAAACGCAACGCGCCGTTCTGCGAAGAATGCGAAAAATGCAAGGCAGGTGCCTGTGCCATCTGA
- a CDS encoding DUF4123 domain-containing protein, whose product MPSDRITPKDWLAQQPLQTGERLYLVISAASDSDALKNLYLTEPTAQLIPIWGGTPYSTWQPVMPYVTELKANSAFLPWIAETDALDWGWLAVSRSEPNEVFEHLRSLTQVKMPDGTEVFFRFWDGRHIYPILHGLGEKAGEVMSMFERYLINGQALEVGTRVVPKVKDWPWWEVPKPLLDGLAKENPTTLISNLMQWLEEDRPDIYTAWPENNLKLKISRFVRRPDAPKNLKEALLNHLILEQG is encoded by the coding sequence GTGCCATCTGATCGAATTACGCCCAAGGATTGGCTGGCGCAACAGCCGTTGCAGACTGGCGAGCGTTTGTATCTGGTTATTAGTGCGGCGAGTGATTCCGACGCACTGAAAAACCTCTATCTCACCGAACCCACCGCCCAGCTCATCCCGATCTGGGGCGGCACGCCCTACTCCACCTGGCAACCGGTGATGCCCTACGTCACCGAGCTCAAAGCCAATTCGGCATTCTTGCCGTGGATCGCTGAAACCGATGCTCTCGATTGGGGATGGTTGGCGGTGTCGCGTTCCGAGCCGAATGAAGTGTTCGAGCATCTGCGCAGTCTGACGCAGGTGAAGATGCCGGACGGGACCGAGGTGTTTTTCCGGTTTTGGGATGGGCGGCATATCTATCCGATTCTGCATGGGCTGGGGGAGAAGGCTGGGGAAGTGATGTCGATGTTTGAGCGGTATCTGATTAATGGGCAAGCGCTGGAGGTTGGGACGCGGGTTGTGCCGAAGGTGAAAGATTGGCCGTGGTGGGAGGTGCCGAAGCCGTTACTGGATGGCTTAGCCAAGGAAAATCCGACGACGCTGATCAGCAACTTGATGCAGTGGCTGGAAGAAGACCGTCCGGACATTTACACCGCTTGGCCCGAAAACAACCTGAAGCTGAAAATCAGCCGTTTCGTGCGCCGTCCGGACGCACCGAAAAACCTTAAAGAAGCACTGTTAAACCACCTGATTCTGGAGCAAGGCTGA
- a CDS encoding RHS repeat-associated core domain-containing protein: MVAKERIAFVDNQLKNFKNSLTIYQKQTHSWYASLADEVSHKTDKPSLLGMERILKAGRSSTAVSMTDDNFSVVAQCPLKGPMLIESKFESLYDIPVGNIEVEIVPEGGGAINKVKLDAQGKASWSGGVPGKKYVIRVHNEVTPAQIDTLFDSYKGLNSELEGFLRNKWTGPGGYRQQWSSLSLSGTVMAIGSGILDGGWEAIKGVWDGIKLVLDILQDPGKFGKKLGEGAQELIEVAKTAPEVMKKAMLLASDEAALFLMMHTAVIWLASLPPMKTAGDAAKMTTAAVVGIAIDIVISIVLTVAAEGTGLIYLVARIKKYGEIVLNAVVNFVKSIFEIIKGFMAYVTKYVPVAARGIGRQIKQGTVQVRFDGKSNARIGTAAHADDASRQATTPANKSAEPVSCTRVDKCPVSMVTGEELLTLTDGQLDGLLPFEWTRLYRTSAVEIDCGLGYGWSHALAHRIEINGDEVTWTDHENRSTPFPLPTEQRPAITNSLSRAAIFLGDDPSELILAQAGKRPSFYHFRFNSKGATLIAISDSYGNRLHVTRDIHGRIKRLDNGAGRALLLRYDRKHIVAIDYQQFLPADNLEDAWNTVQTLVTYSYDTQHRLIEAKNAAGEAEHYRYNEQHVILERQLAGGAAFYWEWENEGKLSRCTHHWANFSQMEAHYAWDDKGSVTVTNADGSEEVYTHDDQARLISKIDPDGAEHLKAYNDKGQLIAEKDPLGAVTEYRYNDNGLMTAVIPPEDEATTYEYVNGFVSDVHRGKASWKYQRNRQGDITQQIDPDGNATLYSYDGQGRLLEIRHPDGSRHQLGWNNLGQLLEERLPDGGQRKYRYDALGRQITRQEESGAITQYQWDAANRLAQVTLPGGATRAFTYNAYGNVTAERDELGRITRYEYADNLHLVCSRINPDGSQLRYRYDNSRLLLTEIENERGEQYHLDYYANGLIQQETGFDGRRTAYEYDLNGQLLKKTEFGDDGSELVTEYQRDAAGRLLVKTLADGEEIHYSYDALGRLVNVDDGNWPLAYKYDLQDRLIEEHQGWGTLRYEYDSVGQLKHCRLPDGSKLDYRHQPGGQLSSIDLNGSRLTSHQFSAGREQKRQQGLLLSQYQYDEQGRLQAHTVGQRDKNLFQRRYNYDANGNLAGIDDSRKGNRSYHYDPLDRLISVRGATPESFAHDPAGNLLGQNNEGTANLANVKGNRLLMQGDRHYEYDAYGNLSRERRGTGQKLVTEYRYDCQHRLIGVSLPGGSTATYKYDAFGRRIEKTVDGHITEFLWQGERLIAESAENRYRSYIYEPGSFRPLAMLDGEGPRKATPFYYQLDHLGTPQELTDYSGEIMWSAKYRAYGNLAALDVSEIDNPLRFQGQYFDAETGLHYNRHRYYNPGTGRFLTPDPIKLAGGLNSYQYVPNPTGWVDPLGLASKECDEPEPYNNSAHNAAKYEAMKRDLRTTEAANPLVESLRATGDLPPNYVTKAQATQSGWKKGKAVNNSVPGGQLGGDVFYNDTNVLPSAPGRTWYEADVGLNNTMSRSNQPGTRLLYSDDGLLYITSDHYETVTPIGKWK, encoded by the coding sequence ATGGTCGCAAAGGAACGCATTGCCTTCGTTGACAACCAACTGAAGAATTTCAAGAACAGCCTGACGATTTACCAGAAGCAAACCCATTCCTGGTACGCAAGTCTGGCTGATGAAGTCAGCCACAAGACCGATAAACCTTCCCTGCTGGGTATGGAACGGATCCTCAAAGCCGGCAGATCCTCGACCGCGGTAAGCATGACAGATGACAATTTCAGCGTCGTGGCTCAATGCCCGCTGAAAGGCCCTATGCTGATCGAGAGCAAATTCGAATCTCTTTATGATATTCCCGTGGGGAATATTGAAGTCGAGATCGTTCCAGAGGGTGGCGGCGCCATCAACAAGGTCAAGCTTGATGCTCAGGGTAAAGCCAGTTGGTCAGGTGGGGTCCCGGGTAAAAAATACGTAATCCGTGTTCATAACGAAGTAACGCCAGCGCAGATTGACACACTGTTTGACTCGTACAAGGGACTCAACAGTGAACTCGAAGGTTTTCTGCGCAACAAATGGACCGGGCCTGGCGGATATCGCCAGCAGTGGTCAAGCCTATCTCTTTCCGGCACGGTCATGGCTATTGGTAGCGGCATCCTTGACGGTGGTTGGGAGGCAATTAAAGGCGTTTGGGATGGGATCAAACTTGTCCTGGATATCCTTCAGGACCCCGGCAAGTTTGGTAAAAAACTCGGCGAAGGTGCACAAGAGCTTATCGAAGTAGCAAAAACCGCCCCTGAAGTCATGAAAAAGGCCATGCTTTTGGCCAGTGACGAAGCAGCGCTTTTCCTGATGATGCATACAGCGGTTATTTGGCTGGCTAGCTTGCCCCCAATGAAAACAGCAGGTGATGCCGCGAAAATGACTACGGCGGCAGTCGTCGGCATTGCCATCGATATCGTCATCTCGATCGTTTTGACGGTGGCCGCTGAAGGAACTGGCCTGATTTATCTGGTCGCACGCATAAAGAAATATGGAGAAATCGTCCTCAACGCCGTAGTTAATTTTGTTAAGTCGATCTTCGAAATTATTAAGGGCTTCATGGCATACGTTACCAAGTATGTTCCAGTTGCGGCGCGCGGAATAGGAAGGCAGATTAAGCAAGGAACAGTGCAAGTTCGCTTCGATGGAAAATCGAATGCTCGGATAGGAACTGCGGCGCACGCTGACGATGCATCTAGACAAGCCACGACCCCCGCTAATAAAAGCGCGGAGCCTGTGTCCTGTACGCGCGTCGACAAGTGCCCGGTTTCGATGGTTACCGGCGAAGAGTTATTGACGCTGACCGACGGTCAACTCGACGGGCTACTGCCATTTGAGTGGACGCGTCTCTACAGAACCAGCGCGGTGGAAATCGACTGCGGCTTGGGTTATGGCTGGAGCCATGCCTTGGCTCATCGCATCGAAATCAATGGCGATGAAGTCACCTGGACCGACCACGAAAACCGCTCAACCCCCTTCCCACTTCCAACCGAACAACGCCCGGCCATCACCAACAGCCTCTCGCGCGCGGCAATTTTCCTCGGTGACGATCCATCGGAACTGATTCTGGCCCAAGCCGGCAAGCGACCATCGTTCTACCACTTCCGCTTTAACAGCAAAGGCGCCACCCTGATCGCCATTAGCGACAGCTATGGCAATAGACTGCACGTCACACGCGATATCCATGGTCGTATCAAACGCCTCGACAACGGCGCCGGTCGCGCCTTGCTTCTGCGCTACGACCGAAAACACATCGTCGCGATCGACTATCAGCAGTTCCTGCCCGCGGATAATCTGGAAGACGCCTGGAATACGGTGCAAACGCTGGTCACCTACAGCTATGACACTCAGCATCGTCTGATCGAGGCGAAGAACGCGGCCGGTGAAGCCGAACATTATCGCTACAACGAACAGCACGTCATTCTCGAGCGGCAACTGGCGGGCGGCGCTGCGTTCTACTGGGAGTGGGAGAACGAAGGCAAACTGTCTCGTTGCACACATCACTGGGCCAACTTCTCGCAGATGGAGGCGCACTACGCCTGGGATGACAAAGGCAGCGTGACTGTCACCAACGCCGACGGCAGCGAAGAGGTGTACACCCACGATGATCAGGCACGACTGATCAGCAAGATCGACCCGGACGGTGCCGAGCATCTCAAGGCCTACAACGACAAAGGCCAATTGATCGCGGAAAAGGATCCGTTGGGTGCCGTCACCGAGTACCGCTACAACGACAACGGCTTGATGACTGCCGTCATCCCGCCGGAAGACGAAGCCACCACGTATGAATACGTCAACGGTTTCGTCAGTGATGTTCATCGCGGCAAAGCCAGTTGGAAGTACCAACGCAACCGTCAAGGCGATATCACCCAGCAAATCGATCCGGACGGCAATGCCACGCTATACAGCTACGACGGCCAGGGGCGTCTGCTGGAGATTCGCCACCCGGACGGCAGCCGTCATCAACTCGGCTGGAACAACCTCGGCCAGTTGCTGGAAGAACGCCTACCCGATGGCGGCCAGCGCAAGTATCGCTACGACGCGCTGGGTCGGCAGATTACCCGCCAGGAAGAGTCCGGCGCCATTACCCAATACCAGTGGGACGCCGCTAATCGCCTCGCCCAAGTTACACTGCCGGGCGGTGCAACCCGTGCGTTTACCTATAACGCCTACGGTAATGTCACCGCTGAACGCGATGAACTCGGCCGCATCACTCGGTACGAATACGCCGACAACCTGCATCTGGTCTGCAGCCGCATCAATCCGGACGGCAGCCAACTTCGCTATCGCTATGACAACTCTCGTCTGCTGCTGACTGAAATCGAAAACGAGCGCGGCGAGCAATACCACCTCGACTACTACGCGAACGGCCTGATCCAGCAGGAAACAGGCTTCGACGGTCGTCGCACGGCTTACGAGTATGACCTCAACGGCCAACTGCTGAAGAAAACCGAGTTCGGCGACGATGGCAGCGAACTGGTCACTGAGTATCAGCGCGATGCGGCTGGCCGGCTGCTGGTGAAAACCCTGGCCGATGGCGAAGAAATCCACTACAGCTACGACGCCCTCGGTCGCCTCGTAAACGTCGATGACGGCAACTGGCCGCTCGCCTACAAATACGACCTGCAAGACCGCCTCATCGAAGAACACCAAGGTTGGGGCACCCTGCGCTACGAGTACGATAGCGTTGGTCAGCTCAAACACTGCCGCCTCCCTGACGGCAGCAAACTCGATTACCGTCACCAACCGGGCGGACAACTGAGCAGCATCGACCTCAATGGCTCGCGCCTGACCTCTCACCAGTTCAGTGCTGGGCGCGAACAAAAACGTCAGCAAGGTTTGCTGCTCAGCCAATACCAGTACGACGAACAAGGCCGCCTGCAAGCCCACACTGTTGGCCAGCGAGACAAGAACCTGTTCCAGCGTCGTTATAATTACGATGCCAACGGCAACCTCGCTGGCATTGATGACAGCCGCAAAGGCAATCGCAGCTACCACTACGACCCGCTCGATCGACTCATCAGCGTGCGCGGTGCTACTCCGGAAAGCTTCGCCCATGACCCGGCGGGCAACCTGCTGGGCCAAAACAATGAAGGCACAGCAAACCTCGCCAACGTCAAAGGCAACCGCCTGCTGATGCAGGGTGATCGTCACTACGAGTACGACGCGTACGGCAACCTGAGTCGCGAACGCCGTGGCACAGGACAGAAACTCGTCACCGAGTATCGTTACGACTGCCAGCACCGCTTGATCGGCGTTAGCCTACCGGGTGGCAGCACTGCAACCTACAAGTACGATGCCTTCGGTCGACGTATAGAAAAAACCGTCGACGGCCACATCACCGAATTCCTGTGGCAAGGCGAACGCCTGATTGCCGAAAGCGCCGAAAACCGTTACCGCAGTTACATCTACGAACCGGGCAGCTTCCGCCCATTGGCGATGCTCGATGGCGAAGGCCCACGTAAAGCAACGCCGTTCTATTACCAACTCGACCACCTCGGCACACCGCAGGAGCTCACCGACTACAGCGGCGAGATCATGTGGTCGGCGAAGTACCGAGCCTACGGTAATCTCGCCGCGCTGGACGTCAGCGAGATCGATAACCCGTTGCGGTTCCAGGGTCAGTATTTCGATGCCGAGACAGGGTTACATTACAACCGGCACCGCTACTACAATCCGGGAACTGGACGGTTTTTGACTCCGGATCCGATCAAACTTGCAGGTGGTTTGAATAGCTACCAGTACGTGCCGAACCCTACGGGGTGGGTGGATCCGTTGGGGCTAGCAAGTAAAGAGTGTGATGAGCCTGAACCCTATAACAACTCCGCTCATAACGCCGCCAAATACGAAGCCATGAAGCGTGATCTTAGAACGACTGAGGCTGCGAATCCCTTAGTCGAAAGTTTGCGGGCCACTGGTGATCTTCCCCCAAATTACGTTACAAAAGCTCAGGCAACACAAAGCGGATGGAAAAAAGGTAAAGCAGTCAACAATAGCGTTCCTGGCGGGCAGCTAGGCGGTGATGTTTTTTACAATGATACAAACGTACTTCCTTCAGCCCCCGGCCGAACCTGGTATGAAGCTGACGTCGGTCTCAATAACACGATGTCGCGGAGCAATCAGCCGGGGACCAGGCTACTCTACTCAGATGACGGACTCCTCTACATAACTAGTGATCATTACGAAACTGTTACCCCTATTGGAAAGTGGAAGTGA
- a CDS encoding barstar family protein yields the protein MIVELDGLSISSEQEFHKRIASAFSVTQYYGNNLNALWDLLSTDVERPIELIWTNSKHSEELMGDSYRKILIILDRVKTQDENFGLDEKFSYQLK from the coding sequence ATGATAGTTGAGCTTGATGGATTGTCCATCTCATCTGAGCAAGAATTCCATAAGCGGATAGCGTCTGCTTTTTCTGTTACTCAATACTATGGAAATAATCTTAATGCGCTTTGGGATCTACTCAGCACCGATGTAGAGCGCCCAATTGAATTAATTTGGACAAACTCAAAACATTCAGAAGAACTAATGGGCGACTCATATAGAAAAATATTAATTATTCTTGATCGAGTCAAAACTCAAGATGAAAACTTTGGACTGGATGAGAAATTTAGTTACCAACTGAAATAG